The Vibrio tubiashii ATCC 19109 genome has a segment encoding these proteins:
- a CDS encoding AraC family transcriptional regulator, which yields MDKVSYHSTENKEISLIEANYQSFAFSRHYHLDFHIGLITGGQQKFHYKGASHHVGEGQLVIMPPDELHDGKSMLESGYQTRVFALDPAWFSDLAQLKQPSDLLHFKQLIISDQKVFQPLSQLHQLLTDNNVSQLAKDCLPYEGFERLFSHYGSLEQKRAVPLGNQSMATLKEYLLDNLDQPVRLEQLSQLCELSPTQFQRHFKAKVGLTPYAWLSRLRMEQGMKLLKSGVSGTEVAHQVGFYDQAHFSKAFKSTYGVNPSQIS from the coding sequence ATGGATAAGGTCAGCTACCACAGTACTGAGAACAAAGAGATCAGCCTGATTGAAGCGAACTATCAGTCGTTCGCTTTTTCACGCCACTATCATCTTGATTTTCATATTGGTCTTATCACGGGCGGACAACAAAAGTTCCACTATAAAGGTGCAAGCCATCATGTTGGTGAAGGGCAATTAGTCATCATGCCTCCTGATGAACTGCATGATGGAAAATCCATGTTGGAGTCCGGTTATCAAACCCGAGTGTTTGCACTTGATCCTGCGTGGTTTAGCGACCTTGCTCAACTAAAGCAACCGAGTGACTTACTTCACTTCAAGCAGCTGATAATTTCCGATCAGAAAGTGTTTCAGCCACTTTCCCAACTGCACCAATTGCTAACAGACAATAACGTCAGCCAACTGGCAAAAGATTGCTTACCTTACGAAGGTTTTGAACGCCTGTTTAGCCACTACGGCAGTTTAGAGCAAAAGCGCGCAGTCCCTTTAGGTAACCAATCTATGGCTACCTTAAAAGAGTATCTGTTAGACAATCTCGATCAGCCAGTACGATTAGAGCAACTGTCACAGCTGTGTGAGCTGAGCCCAACCCAGTTTCAACGCCATTTTAAAGCCAAAGTCGGCTTAACCCCCTACGCATGGCTGAGCCGTCTGCGCATGGAGCAAGGAATGAAACTGCTAAAATCCGGAGTGAGCGGAACTGAAGTGGCACATCAAGTAGGTTTCTATGATCAGGCCCATTTTAGCAAAGCGTTTAAGTCCACTTACGGCGTTAACCCTTCTCAAATCAGCTAG
- the recQ gene encoding ATP-dependent DNA helicase RecQ, whose amino-acid sequence MTSTLLALSPSADLPTPQRILEDVFGYQSFRDGQQEVIESAVAGQDSLVIMPTGGGKSLCYQIPALAREGLTLVVSPLISLMKDQVDQLKANGVAAECVNSTMPREELISVYNRMHSGALKLVYVSPERVLMRDFIERLENISLSMIAVDEAHCISQWGHDFRPEYASLGQLKQHFPHIPVMALTATADDATRKDIMQRLQLDEPHTYLGSFDRPNIRYTLVEKHKPVSQVVRFLEGQRGSCGIIYCGSRKKVEMVTEKLCNNGLRAASYHAGLEADERAYVQEAFQRDDIQIVVATVAFGMGINKPNVRFVVHFDIPRNIESYYQETGRAGRDGLPAEAMMLYDPADISWLRRMLDEKDDGPQKQVEAHKLNAMSAFAEAQTCRRQVLLNYFGEYREKPCGNCDICLDPPKHFDATEQAQKALSCVYRVNQSFGMGYVVEVLRGMQNIRVRENGHDKLSTYGLGRENSHDYWVSVFRQLIHKGLLFQNITRNSTLQLTEEARPLLRGEMSLELAVPRLDTAARAAKSDKLSSKNYDKKLFAKLRKLRKSIADEDGLPPYVVFSDATLIDMAEILPTSYGEMLAVNGVGQRKLEKYADPFLDLIQEHLTNHG is encoded by the coding sequence ATGACCTCGACACTTTTAGCCCTGTCACCTTCAGCCGATTTGCCGACGCCGCAACGCATCTTAGAAGATGTTTTTGGTTATCAGAGCTTTCGTGATGGTCAGCAAGAAGTGATTGAGTCGGCTGTCGCTGGGCAAGATAGCCTAGTGATCATGCCAACGGGTGGCGGTAAATCTTTGTGTTATCAGATCCCTGCCTTAGCACGTGAGGGGCTAACTTTAGTTGTCTCACCGCTGATCTCATTGATGAAAGATCAAGTAGACCAACTGAAAGCGAATGGTGTGGCCGCTGAGTGTGTCAACTCCACCATGCCACGAGAAGAGCTGATCTCCGTCTATAATCGCATGCATTCTGGCGCGTTAAAGTTGGTTTATGTTTCTCCAGAACGAGTACTGATGCGCGATTTTATTGAGCGTCTGGAAAACATCTCATTGTCGATGATAGCGGTTGATGAAGCGCATTGTATTTCTCAGTGGGGGCATGATTTCAGACCTGAATATGCCTCGTTAGGTCAGCTCAAACAGCATTTTCCTCATATCCCTGTCATGGCGCTGACGGCAACCGCAGATGACGCGACGCGCAAAGATATTATGCAGCGCCTGCAACTCGACGAGCCGCATACTTATCTTGGTAGCTTTGATCGCCCTAATATTCGTTACACCCTAGTCGAGAAACATAAGCCAGTTTCTCAGGTAGTTCGCTTTCTTGAAGGCCAACGTGGCAGTTGCGGCATTATCTATTGTGGTAGCCGCAAGAAAGTAGAGATGGTAACCGAAAAGCTGTGTAACAACGGCTTACGTGCTGCAAGCTACCACGCAGGTCTTGAAGCGGATGAGCGTGCTTACGTTCAAGAGGCGTTTCAGCGTGATGATATCCAGATCGTTGTTGCCACTGTCGCTTTTGGCATGGGGATCAACAAACCCAACGTTCGCTTTGTGGTGCACTTTGATATTCCGCGCAATATTGAATCCTATTATCAGGAGACAGGTCGAGCCGGGCGAGATGGATTGCCTGCCGAAGCGATGATGCTTTACGACCCTGCCGATATCAGTTGGTTGCGCCGTATGTTGGATGAAAAAGACGACGGTCCGCAGAAGCAAGTTGAAGCGCACAAGCTAAACGCAATGAGTGCTTTTGCTGAAGCGCAAACCTGTCGTCGCCAAGTGCTGCTTAACTATTTTGGTGAGTACCGTGAGAAGCCATGTGGCAACTGCGATATCTGCCTCGATCCACCTAAGCACTTTGATGCCACTGAGCAAGCACAAAAAGCACTCTCTTGTGTGTATCGTGTCAATCAAAGCTTTGGTATGGGTTACGTGGTCGAAGTATTGCGTGGTATGCAAAACATCCGAGTGCGTGAAAATGGTCATGACAAGCTGTCGACTTATGGGCTAGGGCGTGAAAATAGCCATGACTATTGGGTCAGTGTTTTTCGTCAGTTGATTCATAAAGGTTTGTTGTTCCAAAACATCACTCGCAACTCCACCTTGCAACTGACTGAAGAAGCAAGACCGCTTTTACGTGGTGAAATGTCGTTAGAACTTGCTGTTCCACGCCTTGATACCGCTGCTCGCGCTGCTAAATCAGACAAGCTTTCGAGTAAAAACTACGATAAGAAGCTATTTGCTAAATTGCGTAAGCTTCGCAAATCCATTGCGGATGAAGATGGCCTACCACCATACGTAGTGTTCAGTGATGCGACATTAATTGATATGGCAGAGATACTACCGACCTCTTACGGTGAAATGCTTGCCGTCAACGGAGTGGGGCAGCGCAAGTTAGAAAAGTACGCCGACCCATTCTTAGATCTTATTCAGGAGCACTTAACAAATCATGGCTGA
- the rarD gene encoding EamA family transporter RarD, whose protein sequence is MTPEEQQRAKQGVFLAIGAYTMWGIAPIYFKALAEVSPLEILSHRVVWSFFLLAALLHFGRRWRNVRDVIKSKQKLLYLVTTAVLVGANWLIFIWAVNSDHMLDASLGYYINPLINVLLGMLFLGERLRKLQWFAVALAACGVLVQLFVFGSIPIVAITLALTFGFYGLLRKKVSLEAQTGLFIETLVLLPAAAIYLLWIADSPTSHLTENSLDLNLLLISAGIVTTLPLLCFTGAATRLKLSTLGFFQYIGPSLMFLLAVLVYGEAFTLDKAITFAFIWGALVIFSFDGLRNNRQSKKATKAY, encoded by the coding sequence ATGACTCCAGAAGAACAACAGCGAGCGAAACAGGGTGTCTTTCTTGCCATTGGGGCATACACCATGTGGGGCATCGCACCTATCTACTTCAAGGCTTTGGCCGAAGTCTCCCCATTAGAGATTTTAAGTCACCGCGTTGTGTGGTCTTTCTTCTTACTCGCTGCCCTGCTTCACTTTGGTCGTCGTTGGAGAAATGTACGCGACGTGATCAAGTCGAAACAAAAGCTGCTTTATTTAGTGACTACGGCGGTTTTAGTTGGTGCTAACTGGCTGATATTCATTTGGGCAGTGAATTCCGATCATATGCTCGACGCCAGTCTGGGTTACTACATCAACCCATTGATTAACGTGCTGTTGGGGATGCTCTTTTTGGGAGAAAGGTTACGTAAACTACAGTGGTTTGCCGTCGCACTCGCCGCTTGTGGAGTGTTGGTCCAACTGTTTGTGTTTGGCTCAATCCCGATTGTTGCTATCACTTTGGCGCTGACTTTTGGTTTCTACGGTCTATTGCGTAAAAAAGTCAGCCTTGAAGCGCAAACTGGCCTGTTTATAGAAACTTTGGTGCTACTACCAGCCGCAGCTATCTACTTGCTGTGGATTGCTGACAGCCCAACGTCACACTTGACCGAGAACTCGCTCGACCTGAACTTACTGCTCATTTCAGCAGGTATCGTCACGACCTTGCCACTACTTTGTTTTACTGGTGCAGCAACGCGCTTAAAGCTATCGACTTTAGGCTTCTTCCAATACATAGGCCCTAGCTTGATGTTTTTGCTTGCCGTACTTGTATATGGCGAAGCTTTCACTCTCGATAAAGCGATTACCTTCGCCTTTATTTGGGGCGCCTTAGTTATCTTCAGTTTTGACGGCCTAAGAAATAACAGGCAGTCGAAGAAAGCGACAAAAGCGTACTGA
- the trxA gene encoding thioredoxin TrxA, translating into MSDKILQLTDDGFENDVINAAGPVLVDFWAEWCGPCKMIAPILDEIADEYEGKLTIGKLNIDHNAGTPPKFGIRGIPTLLLFKDGNVAATKVGALSKTQLKEFLDANL; encoded by the coding sequence ATGAGTGATAAGATTTTGCAGCTTACGGATGACGGTTTTGAAAACGACGTAATCAATGCTGCAGGCCCTGTACTAGTGGATTTTTGGGCAGAATGGTGTGGTCCTTGTAAGATGATTGCTCCTATCCTGGACGAAATCGCAGATGAGTACGAAGGCAAGCTCACTATCGGTAAACTAAATATCGACCATAACGCAGGTACTCCACCTAAGTTTGGTATCCGCGGTATTCCAACATTACTTCTTTTTAAAGACGGTAATGTCGCAGCAACCAAAGTTGGTGCGCTGTCGAAGACTCAACTAAAAGAGTTCCTAGACGCAAATCTATAA
- a CDS encoding DUF3630 family protein: protein MADVTPQTEFGLLDYQVEEGRIIIRAPRFDFDSFPQLADKLVKLLSASVVEKQWDADIHSWLIDFEGCQLFLKSEHYSESIWLEALAIEESKPELDFLAALFNKGF, encoded by the coding sequence ATGGCTGATGTCACACCACAAACGGAATTTGGTCTGCTTGATTATCAGGTAGAAGAGGGGCGCATCATCATTCGTGCTCCGCGGTTTGATTTTGATAGCTTTCCTCAGTTAGCTGACAAACTGGTCAAACTGCTATCAGCTTCAGTAGTCGAAAAGCAGTGGGATGCAGATATCCACTCTTGGTTAATTGATTTTGAAGGTTGTCAGCTATTCTTAAAATCAGAGCACTACAGTGAGAGTATCTGGTTGGAAGCACTGGCTATTGAAGAATCTAAACCAGAGCTCGATTTTCTGGCTGCACTGTTTAACAAAGGTTTCTAA
- the ggt gene encoding gamma-glutamyltransferase → MQWKLKFLTTCLLATSATTWANQAADSVAPEHSSGLENKQLVTAKEWMVTAANPIATQAGADILAKGGNAIDAMVTTQLMLGLVEPQSSGIGGGAFLVYWDAKNQQLTTYDGRETAPLDATPRLFQDVNGEPLKFYDAVVGGRSVGTPGTVKLMWDTHQKYGKLAWADLIQPVVNVAKQGFEISPRLATLIEKDAERLSRFATTKAYFFNPDGSPKTAGTLLKNPEYAATLTAIAKGGAQAFYQGKIAEDIIETVQSAPGNPGVLAQKDLDAYSIKQRDAVCSAYQSFDVCGMGPPSSGALTVGQILAITENFDLKSWGPDNAKSWQVIADASRLAFADRGMYMADEDFVPMPTQGLLDKEYLKQRAQLIQPGKALESVSAGSPPWSYAQRQSMDESIELPSTSHFNVVDKQGNVVSITTTIENAFGSRLMTNGFLLNNELTDFSFRSHKEGKPIANRLEPGKRPRSSMAPTIIMQDDKPYMAIGSPGGSRIIGYVAQAIIAHTQWGMDIQQATNQPHLLNRFGTLDVEQGTSAEKFKPQLEEMGFKVNVRDLNSGLHAILLQDNQLQGAADPRREGTAIGK, encoded by the coding sequence ATGCAGTGGAAACTCAAATTTCTAACCACATGTTTGCTTGCAACGTCAGCAACAACTTGGGCCAACCAAGCAGCCGATTCTGTAGCGCCCGAGCACAGTAGTGGCCTAGAGAACAAACAATTGGTCACCGCCAAAGAGTGGATGGTGACTGCAGCGAACCCAATCGCTACCCAAGCGGGCGCAGATATTCTTGCCAAAGGGGGTAACGCGATTGATGCTATGGTCACCACCCAGCTAATGCTAGGTTTGGTTGAACCACAATCTTCAGGTATTGGTGGTGGCGCGTTCCTTGTCTATTGGGACGCCAAAAATCAGCAACTCACCACGTATGACGGCCGAGAAACAGCTCCACTCGATGCGACACCTCGTCTATTCCAAGACGTCAATGGCGAACCACTGAAGTTTTACGACGCAGTGGTAGGCGGACGATCAGTAGGTACGCCGGGTACCGTCAAGTTGATGTGGGATACACACCAAAAATACGGCAAACTTGCTTGGGCAGATCTTATCCAACCAGTTGTCAACGTTGCCAAACAAGGCTTTGAGATCAGTCCACGCCTAGCGACACTAATAGAGAAAGATGCCGAGCGTCTAAGCCGCTTTGCCACCACGAAAGCTTACTTCTTCAATCCAGATGGCTCACCTAAAACGGCGGGTACCTTACTCAAAAACCCAGAGTATGCAGCAACACTCACTGCGATTGCTAAAGGTGGTGCGCAAGCTTTCTACCAAGGTAAAATCGCGGAAGATATTATCGAAACGGTACAAAGTGCCCCGGGTAACCCAGGGGTACTCGCACAGAAAGACCTAGATGCGTACTCAATAAAGCAAAGAGACGCAGTATGTTCGGCTTACCAAAGCTTTGATGTCTGTGGAATGGGACCACCAAGTTCAGGTGCTCTGACTGTTGGCCAAATCTTAGCGATTACTGAGAACTTCGATCTCAAATCGTGGGGGCCGGATAATGCAAAATCATGGCAAGTGATTGCAGACGCCTCTCGCTTAGCCTTTGCCGATCGCGGTATGTATATGGCAGATGAAGACTTTGTGCCAATGCCAACCCAAGGTCTGCTCGATAAAGAGTATCTAAAACAGCGCGCACAACTCATTCAACCGGGTAAAGCTCTAGAGTCTGTGAGTGCAGGTAGCCCACCTTGGAGCTATGCACAACGTCAAAGCATGGATGAATCCATCGAGCTACCTTCAACCAGCCACTTCAATGTCGTCGATAAACAAGGTAACGTGGTTTCCATCACCACAACAATTGAGAATGCATTTGGCTCACGCTTGATGACCAATGGCTTCCTACTTAACAATGAGCTGACCGATTTCTCTTTCCGCTCCCATAAAGAAGGTAAGCCAATTGCAAACCGTTTAGAACCAGGAAAACGTCCACGTTCATCAATGGCACCAACCATCATCATGCAAGATGACAAACCATATATGGCTATTGGCTCACCAGGTGGCAGTCGTATTATTGGTTATGTCGCACAAGCCATTATTGCCCACACTCAATGGGGAATGGATATTCAGCAAGCAACCAACCAACCTCACCTGTTGAACCGTTTCGGCACTTTAGACGTAGAGCAAGGTACTAGCGCGGAAAAATTCAAACCTCAACTAGAGGAAATGGGCTTTAAGGTCAATGTTCGCGATCTGAATTCAGGATTACACGCTATTTTACTGCAAGATAATCAATTGCAAGGTGCCGCTGATCCACGACGAGAAGGTACAGCAATCGGTAAATAG
- the rhlB gene encoding ATP-dependent RNA helicase RhlB produces the protein MKKTHITEQKFADLGLHPQITEGLEKKGFEFCTPIQALALPVLLTGQDIAGQAQTGTGKTLAFLTATFNHLLTTSEHEGRKPNQPRAIIMAPTRELAIQIYNDAEPLIASTGIKAALAYGGESYDKQLAKLEDGVDILIGTTGRIIDFYKQRVFNLNNIQAVVLDEADRMFDLGFIKDIRFLFRRMPEPKERLNMLFSATLSYRVQELAFEHMHNPEHVVVEPEVKTGHRIQEELFYPSNEHKMALLQTLIEEEWPERAIIFANTKHKCESVWGHLAADGHRVGLLTGDVPQKKRERILEQFTKGEVDLLVATDVAARGLHIPQVTHVFNFDLPDDCEDYVHRIGRTGRAGASGHSISFACEDYAINLPPIEEYIEHAIPVSDYDPSALIEDLPAPLRMRSSRPQQRRTNTGGSRSGNRRNNNRSRQRQQKES, from the coding sequence ATGAAAAAGACGCATATCACAGAGCAAAAGTTCGCCGATTTGGGTTTACACCCTCAAATTACTGAAGGTTTGGAGAAGAAAGGGTTTGAATTTTGTACCCCTATCCAAGCTTTGGCGTTGCCGGTACTGCTCACCGGCCAAGACATCGCAGGCCAAGCCCAAACGGGTACAGGTAAGACACTCGCTTTCCTGACTGCTACTTTTAACCACCTACTGACGACTTCAGAACATGAAGGTCGTAAGCCAAATCAGCCGCGTGCCATCATCATGGCACCAACACGCGAGTTGGCAATTCAGATTTACAACGATGCTGAGCCGCTCATTGCGAGCACTGGCATTAAAGCTGCGCTTGCCTACGGCGGCGAAAGCTACGACAAGCAGCTAGCTAAGCTTGAAGATGGTGTGGATATTCTGATCGGTACTACCGGTCGTATTATCGATTTCTACAAGCAACGCGTATTTAACCTAAACAACATTCAAGCGGTTGTTCTTGATGAAGCCGATCGCATGTTCGATCTTGGTTTTATTAAAGACATTCGTTTCTTGTTCCGTCGTATGCCTGAACCAAAAGAGCGTTTGAACATGCTTTTCTCAGCAACGCTTTCTTACCGCGTTCAAGAGTTGGCATTCGAGCACATGCATAATCCAGAGCATGTTGTGGTTGAGCCAGAAGTTAAGACCGGTCATCGCATCCAAGAAGAGCTGTTCTACCCTTCAAATGAACATAAGATGGCCCTGCTACAAACCTTAATTGAAGAAGAGTGGCCTGAGCGCGCGATCATCTTTGCTAACACGAAGCATAAGTGTGAATCGGTTTGGGGCCACTTGGCTGCTGACGGCCATCGTGTTGGTTTGTTAACAGGCGATGTACCGCAGAAGAAACGTGAGCGTATCTTAGAGCAGTTTACTAAAGGTGAAGTTGATCTATTAGTGGCAACAGACGTTGCAGCACGTGGTCTACATATTCCTCAAGTAACGCACGTGTTTAACTTTGACCTACCAGATGACTGCGAAGATTACGTACACCGCATAGGCCGTACTGGTCGTGCAGGTGCAAGCGGTCATTCTATTAGCTTTGCTTGTGAAGACTACGCGATTAACCTTCCTCCGATTGAAGAGTACATCGAGCACGCGATTCCTGTGTCAGACTACGACCCAAGTGCATTGATTGAAGATTTACCTGCACCGCTACGTATGCGTTCAAGCCGTCCGCAGCAACGTCGCACCAATACAGGTGGTTCTCGTTCAGGCAACCGTCGTAACAACAATCGCTCTCGTCAACGTCAACAAAAGGAATCTTAA
- the gppA gene encoding guanosine-5'-triphosphate,3'-diphosphate diphosphatase — protein sequence MSQAVSSPLYAAIDLGSNSFHMLVVRHIDGSVQTMAKIKRKVRLAAGLDENNALSLEAMQRGWDCLSLFAERLQDIPKENIRIVGTATLRTATNVDVFLEKANQILGHKIEVICGEEEAATIYKGVAHTSGGSGRRLVVDIGGASTELIIGEGFEAKALTSLKMGCVTWLERHFKDRQLTVTNFNNAIQAAKETLQPILEQYTQIGWDVCVGASGTVQALQEIMLAQGMDEVITHAKLKRLQKQAMLADHLEELEIEGLTLERALVFPSGLSILIAIFELLEIDSMTLAGGALREGLVYEMVDELKQDDIRARTICSVQSRYQIDVAYGQQVANMAAKLLAECQSDWIAESHGSVLLETAAKLHEIGLTIDFKKGGEHSAYLLQNLDLPGYTRAQKHLLGELTRRYREQLTSLPEQHALSSNSAKRVLRLLRLAVLLTHRRNPELEPNITLSSNDDKLTLTLKAQWLKDNPLTAAELEIEANRQSDIGWPLSIVEY from the coding sequence ATGAGCCAAGCAGTTTCATCTCCGCTATACGCAGCCATCGACCTCGGGTCGAACAGTTTTCATATGCTCGTTGTGCGTCACATTGATGGCAGCGTACAAACGATGGCTAAAATCAAACGCAAAGTTCGCCTTGCCGCAGGCTTAGACGAAAACAACGCGCTAAGCCTAGAAGCCATGCAACGCGGCTGGGACTGCTTGAGTCTATTTGCAGAACGACTGCAAGATATTCCTAAAGAGAACATTCGCATCGTGGGTACTGCTACGCTGCGTACCGCAACTAACGTGGACGTGTTTCTCGAAAAGGCCAATCAGATACTTGGTCATAAGATTGAAGTGATCTGCGGTGAAGAGGAAGCAGCGACTATCTATAAAGGGGTCGCACATACCTCTGGTGGTAGTGGTCGACGTTTAGTGGTTGATATTGGTGGTGCAAGCACCGAGCTTATTATTGGTGAAGGTTTTGAAGCCAAAGCACTGACTAGCCTGAAAATGGGTTGTGTCACTTGGCTTGAGCGCCACTTTAAAGATCGTCAGTTAACCGTCACCAACTTCAACAATGCGATTCAAGCAGCCAAAGAGACACTGCAACCTATCTTGGAGCAGTACACTCAAATTGGTTGGGATGTATGTGTCGGTGCATCTGGCACTGTTCAGGCGTTACAAGAAATCATGCTAGCGCAAGGGATGGATGAGGTTATTACTCACGCCAAACTGAAACGCCTGCAAAAACAAGCAATGTTAGCCGATCACCTTGAAGAGCTTGAGATAGAAGGACTGACCCTAGAGCGTGCATTAGTCTTCCCTAGTGGTCTTTCTATTCTCATCGCTATTTTTGAGCTACTTGAAATTGATTCAATGACGCTTGCGGGTGGCGCACTTCGTGAAGGCTTAGTGTATGAAATGGTTGATGAGCTAAAGCAAGACGACATTCGTGCTCGCACTATCTGTAGCGTTCAGAGCCGCTACCAAATTGACGTCGCCTACGGTCAGCAAGTTGCCAACATGGCAGCTAAACTGCTCGCTGAATGTCAGTCTGATTGGATCGCAGAGTCGCACGGTAGTGTACTGCTTGAAACCGCAGCCAAGCTACATGAGATCGGTTTGACTATCGATTTCAAAAAAGGTGGCGAGCATAGTGCTTACCTGCTGCAAAACTTGGATTTACCTGGTTACACGCGAGCGCAAAAGCACCTCTTAGGTGAGCTCACCCGCCGCTATCGTGAGCAGCTAACTTCCCTTCCGGAGCAGCATGCCTTATCCAGTAACAGTGCCAAACGTGTATTGCGCCTGTTGCGTTTAGCGGTGTTATTAACTCATCGTCGTAACCCTGAGCTTGAGCCTAACATTACCCTAAGCTCTAACGATGATAAGCTGACCCTAACGCTAAAAGCCCAGTGGCTTAAAGACAACCCTTTGACTGCTGCTGAGCTCGAAATAGAAGCAAACCGTCAAAGTGATATTGGTTGGCCACTCTCGATTGTTGAGTACTAA
- a CDS encoding LysE family translocator: MNELTILTTLAVVHFVALMSPGPDFALVVQNATRYGRQTGLYIALGLSCGILLHSILSLTGISYLVHQQLTLFALLQLAGGSYLFYLGYGALKASWASLRNAKANESTSAEQPSLLLGNKREAFSRGFATNILNPKALVFFVSLMSSLVPASMSLTGKGLALMILWSISLLWFSFLAWALSTQRMQRKIKATAHYVDGLCGILFTVLGLGILWQSTTAITALF, from the coding sequence ATGAACGAATTAACTATCCTCACCACCTTAGCCGTGGTTCACTTTGTTGCTCTTATGAGCCCAGGCCCTGATTTTGCCTTAGTGGTACAGAATGCGACACGCTATGGTCGGCAAACTGGGCTGTATATTGCTTTGGGTCTTTCGTGTGGCATCTTACTGCACTCCATTCTTAGCCTAACTGGCATCAGCTATCTGGTTCACCAACAGCTAACTCTGTTTGCTTTGCTTCAGCTCGCTGGCGGTAGCTACCTTTTCTATCTTGGCTATGGCGCCCTTAAAGCGAGCTGGGCAAGTTTGCGTAACGCGAAAGCAAACGAAAGCACCTCTGCAGAGCAGCCAAGCCTGCTCCTCGGCAACAAACGCGAAGCTTTTTCGCGCGGCTTTGCAACCAACATCCTTAACCCAAAAGCACTGGTGTTTTTTGTCAGCCTTATGTCGAGCCTTGTACCAGCCAGCATGTCACTAACCGGAAAAGGGCTAGCACTGATGATCTTATGGAGTATCTCATTACTGTGGTTTTCCTTTCTCGCTTGGGCTCTCTCCACGCAACGTATGCAACGCAAGATAAAAGCGACAGCCCACTACGTTGATGGGTTATGCGGCATTCTGTTTACCGTGCTTGGACTTGGCATTCTTTGGCAATCTACCACGGCGATCACTGCTCTGTTTTAA
- a CDS encoding 7-cyano-7-deazaguanine/7-aminomethyl-7-deazaguanine transporter, whose product MSNFTPAQQRKALFLLVLFHLIIIASSNYLVQLPFTVFGFHTTWGAFTFPFIFLATDLTVRIFGAQLARRIIFLVMLPALAVSYGLSVLFYEGSFQGLNQLGEFNLFVARIAIASFMAYLLGQILDVHVFNRLRQLKQWWVAPTCSTLFGNALDTIAFFAIAFYQSPDPFMAEHWTEIALVDYGFKLVISLGLFVPMYGVLLNYLVKKLTAVNPDFKVVGAKS is encoded by the coding sequence ATGAGTAACTTTACCCCTGCGCAGCAGCGCAAAGCCCTTTTTCTATTAGTTCTGTTCCACCTGATCATTATTGCATCGAGCAATTACTTAGTTCAGCTGCCCTTTACCGTTTTCGGTTTCCATACCACTTGGGGCGCATTTACTTTCCCATTTATTTTCTTAGCGACTGACTTAACCGTTCGTATTTTTGGTGCTCAGCTTGCTCGTCGCATCATCTTCTTAGTCATGTTGCCAGCACTGGCGGTTTCTTACGGCTTATCTGTTCTGTTCTATGAAGGTTCATTCCAAGGCTTGAATCAGCTTGGGGAATTTAACCTGTTTGTTGCGCGCATAGCGATCGCAAGCTTTATGGCTTATTTGCTGGGTCAGATTCTGGATGTGCATGTTTTTAACCGCCTGCGTCAGCTAAAGCAGTGGTGGGTTGCACCAACATGTTCAACGCTATTTGGTAATGCGTTAGATACCATTGCTTTCTTCGCGATTGCCTTCTATCAAAGCCCAGATCCGTTTATGGCAGAGCATTGGACAGAGATTGCGCTGGTGGACTACGGCTTCAAATTAGTCATCAGCTTGGGTCTGTTTGTTCCTATGTATGGCGTATTGCTGAATTACTTAGTCAAGAAACTCACCGCAGTGAACCCTGACTTTAAAGTGGTTGGCGCTAAGTCGTAA